In one window of Photorhabdus laumondii subsp. laumondii DNA:
- a CDS encoding FxsA family protein gives MRWLPFILIFLLVYIESALFVRVASELGVLLTLLLVLFTSCIGISLVRSQGIKNFIQIQQKLINGESPAAEMIKSVSLLLAGFLLLLPGFFTDFLGLLLLLPPVQKTLVMKLMPHINFYRPHNSGGFRRDSNTFEGEYERKQDDPSRTLKDHKPDDDEHKPH, from the coding sequence GTGCGTTGGTTGCCATTTATCCTGATATTTTTGCTTGTCTATATCGAGTCAGCCTTATTTGTGCGTGTTGCCTCTGAACTAGGTGTACTGTTAACTCTGTTACTGGTGTTGTTTACTTCTTGTATCGGTATCTCTCTGGTACGCAGTCAGGGCATAAAGAATTTTATCCAGATCCAGCAGAAGCTGATTAATGGGGAGAGTCCGGCTGCGGAAATGATAAAGAGCGTCTCTCTTTTACTGGCGGGTTTCCTGTTACTCCTCCCCGGTTTTTTTACGGATTTTCTTGGATTGCTGTTGTTATTGCCACCGGTTCAAAAAACATTAGTGATGAAACTGATGCCACATATCAATTTCTATCGTCCTCATAATAGCGGTGGGTTTAGACGGGATAGTAATACTTTTGAGGGGGAATACGAGCGTAAGCAGGATGACCCTTCCCGAACGTTGAAAGACCATAAACCCGATGACGACGAGCATAAGCCTCATTGA